The following is a genomic window from Haloterrigena salifodinae.
GCGGCGCGTGCCACGCCGCCCACGCGACGCCGAGGACGAGACTGGCGGTCAGCGCGCACCAGCGCAGTTGGAGTCGGTCGAGCCAGTAGCCCCGCCAGCCGATCTCCTCGTGGAACGGCCCGAGCAGAAAGATCGCCGCTACCGTTCCCAGAAGCGCGATCGGCTCGTCGAGAAGCTCCAGCAGCGGTGCCGCAGTGAGCGGATCCGCCTCGCCGCCGACGACGGCCGCGACCCCAGCACCGATCAGCGCGAGCGCTGGCCAGAGCCCCGCGAGTACAGCCGCCCAGCCGAGCGGAATCCGGCCGACGTCGACCAGCCGTCGCCACAGATCCGCGATCCCGATCCGACCGCCGATCCGCCAGGACATGACGACCCCGCCGAGCGTGACGCCGACGCCGCCGACGAGCAGAAAGAAGATCCCCGGAAATCGGAAGACGTGCCACCCGGCGACGATCGGAACGCTCCACCAGAGCCACGTCCAGCCGTGGGAGAACAACAGGAACCCCCAGACGTCGAATCCCCGGTGGTTCTCGAGACTGGTTTCGTCGGTCATCGGTCCGTCCGGTCGCGGTCCGTCGACGCGCGCCTGAGCCTCATCTTGGCTCTTTCGACGAGCGTGTCGTACAAAAACGCTCCCTC
Proteins encoded in this region:
- a CDS encoding CPBP family intramembrane glutamic endopeptidase; this translates as MTDETSLENHRGFDVWGFLLFSHGWTWLWWSVPIVAGWHVFRFPGIFFLLVGGVGVTLGGVVMSWRIGGRIGIADLWRRLVDVGRIPLGWAAVLAGLWPALALIGAGVAAVVGGEADPLTAAPLLELLDEPIALLGTVAAIFLLGPFHEEIGWRGYWLDRLQLRWCALTASLVLGVAWAAWHAPLFLMVGYFSSWDFAPDPSWFAFNILVGSVLYTWLYNNANRSVLAAVLFHFAGNATGQLLELSPAADRYQTIVTTGLVLVVVLRWGARDLRRGEERPRPPY